From Melitaea cinxia chromosome 16, ilMelCinx1.1, whole genome shotgun sequence, a single genomic window includes:
- the LOC123661134 gene encoding uncharacterized protein LOC123661134, whose translation MQEQDGDSEPAHHARRPMNAFLIFCKRHRSVVRDKYPNLENRSITKILGEWWANLEKEEKACYTGLAKQYKDAFFSANPDFKWYKLPAPPLRSLSSRPRESTEKTLESPNNEYTESELEKTNNNSTKYDYNKKSTDNGSDVDTKPLSMFTPGKLADEAQMGGLSSLLATKTEVQPQNPYYLPPSYKFTAISNPNEYKSHNIIDRTKSNREDSIRELQNALTETTKMFAEDFDEKERLYRYGVANDQFTNQDVIDQIVDKRYSKEEEGYQRNWSEEDEKNSKSGRSCKGKRYQEFMAVGGLIVNKRQRRDYTDRSPDEDYSASCSWDPGYSREESTGTEDSKNSTVNDTSVEIDIKDEHNDAPDPDNNANKTFKAADFDLDAKIRALPSLSLEKFQQKKRDNKRKKKTINLKPKALESSQIINSVPRPVLEERRDLAESWRETVIGSQKRKPRKISITRLEINSLVSSDMNGGNKISPEIKLATEAPCTVVQSMDMCNQTPSNVDLFALATLAEVAAKSSKIEDTDINAKATDDNASQV comes from the exons ATGCAAGAGCAGGACGGCGATAGCGAGCCGGCGCACCACGCGCGTCGACCGATGAATGCCTTCCTTATATTCTGCAAGCGACACAGAAGCGTTGTCCGCGATAAATACCCGAACTTGgaaaatag atCTATCACAAAAATTCTCGGCGAGTGGTGGGCCAATTTGGAAAAAGAAGAGAAAGCTTGTTACACAGGTCTTGCTAAACAG tacAAAGACGCATTCTTCAGCGCCAATCCGGACTTTAAATGGTATAAGTTGCCCGCTCCGCCTCTACGCAGTCTCTCCTCTCGTCCTCGAGAATCTACTGAGAAAACGCTTGAGTCCCCTAACAATGAATATACTGAAAGCGAACtagaaaaaactaataataattctacTAAATATGATTACAACAAAAAATCAACAGACAATGGATCTGATGTTGACACTAAACCTTTGTCCATGTTTACGCCTGGCAAGTTGGCAGACGAAGCTCAAATGGGAGGCCTCAGCAGCCTCCTAGCTACTAAGACTGAAGTTCAACCTCAAAACCCCTATTACCTACCCCCTTCATATAAATTTACCGCGATCTCAAATCCAAACGAATACAAATCTCATAACATTATAGACCGTACGAAGTCGAACAGGGAAGACAGTATACGTGAACTTCAAAACGCTCTCACTGAAACCACCAAAATGTTCGCGGAAGATTTTGATGAAAAGGAAAGACTGTATCGCTACGGTGTAGCTAATGATCAGTTCACGAACCAAGATGTTATAGACCAAATAGTTGATAAGCGGTATTCTAAAGAGGAAGAAGGATATCAAAGAAATTGGTCAGAAGAAGACGAGAAAAATTCGAAATCCGGCAGATCATGTAAGGGGAAGAGGTATCAAGAGTTTATGGCCGTTGGAGGACTGATTGTGAATAAGAGGCAGAGGAGAGACTACACTGACAGATCTCCAGACGAAGACTATAGCGCTTCCTGTAGCTGGGACCCTGGATATTCTCGCGAAGAATCGACGGGAACCGAAGATTCTAAAAACAGCACCGTTAACGACACGTCTGTCGAAATAGACATTAAAGACGAACACAACGATGCGCCCGATCCAGACAATAATGCAAACAAAACATTCAAGGCTGCCGACTTCGATTTAGACGCTAAAATTAGGGCGTTACCTTCCCTTAGCTTAGAAAAATTTCAACAGAAAAAACGAGATAATAAACGGAAGAAAAAGACGATAAATCTTAAACCGAAAGCGCTGGAATCGTCACAGATAATAAACTCCGTACCGCGTCCAGTACTGGAGGAGAGACGCGACCTGGCCGAAAGTTGGCGAGAGACGGTCATCGGTAGCCAAAAGCGGAAACCGAGGAAAATTAGTATAACAAGACTCGAAATTAACAGCCTGGTCTCGAGTGATATGAACGGTGGTAATAAAATCAGTCCAGAAATAAAATTGGCCACCGAAGCTCCATGTACAGTCGTACAAAGCATGGACATGTGCAATCAGACCCCAAGCAATGTGGACTTGTTCGCTCTCGCCACTTTGGCTGAAGTAGCGGCCAAATCCTCCAAAATCGAAGACACGGACATAAACGCCAAAGCGACCGACGACAACGCTTCCCAGGTATAA